One Cupriavidus taiwanensis LMG 19424 DNA segment encodes these proteins:
- a CDS encoding cupin domain-containing protein: MSDLSQQQNIKRSWDQPEGASFDQWMESRVARFSTRKYDWDALKFQADYDPKYRRAQMRYLGTGGTGVAADTNTVPSEHFTFSTMIIPAGHEGPSHLHTDVEEVFFILRGKIKLILEKDGERFETILTDRDLVSVPPGVYREEINIGEEDALMCVMLGAKKPITPTYPPEHPLTKVKR, translated from the coding sequence ATGAGCGATCTTTCCCAACAGCAAAACATCAAGCGTTCCTGGGACCAGCCGGAGGGCGCCTCGTTCGACCAGTGGATGGAAAGCCGCGTGGCGCGCTTCTCCACGCGCAAGTACGACTGGGACGCGCTCAAGTTCCAGGCCGACTACGACCCCAAGTACCGCCGCGCGCAGATGCGCTACCTGGGTACCGGCGGCACCGGCGTGGCGGCGGACACCAACACCGTGCCGAGCGAGCATTTCACGTTTTCCACGATGATCATCCCGGCCGGCCATGAAGGCCCGTCGCATCTCCACACCGACGTGGAAGAGGTGTTCTTCATCCTGCGCGGCAAGATCAAGCTGATCCTGGAGAAGGACGGCGAGCGTTTCGAAACCATCCTGACCGACCGTGACCTGGTCTCGGTGCCGCCGGGCGTGTACCGCGAGGAAATCAATATCGGCGAGGAAGATGCGCTGATGTGCGTGATGCTCGGCGCCAAGAAGCCGATCACGCCGACCTACCCGCCAGAGCATCCGCTGACGAAGGTCAAGCGCTGA
- a CDS encoding IclR family transcriptional regulator — MSTNAIPTTPAASETPDKYIVPGLERGLRLLGEFSSKDRSMSAAELARRLKVPRSTVFRLLATLEMLGFVERADGGRDFRLGMAVLRLGFEYLASLELTELGRPLLERLRDEIGYPTNLVVRDGRSIVYVAKAVSPRPFASSVNVGTRLPAHATVLGRVLLEDLSLAELRALYPEAQLEVFSDSTPRTADALFAIVQRDRERGYVLQEGFFESSISTIAAPVRDRTGKVVAALGATIPAAHIDPEQLDAMVEKVRNTAGELSRLLDYRPSLHSAGKVVNLYRE; from the coding sequence ATGAGCACCAACGCCATCCCGACGACGCCCGCCGCCAGCGAGACCCCGGACAAGTACATCGTCCCGGGGCTGGAGCGCGGCCTGCGCCTGCTCGGCGAGTTCAGCAGCAAGGACCGCAGCATGTCGGCCGCGGAACTGGCGCGCCGCCTGAAGGTGCCGCGCTCCACCGTGTTCCGCCTGCTGGCCACGCTGGAAATGCTGGGCTTCGTCGAACGCGCCGATGGCGGGCGGGATTTCCGGCTGGGCATGGCGGTGCTGCGGCTCGGGTTCGAGTACCTGGCGTCGCTGGAGCTGACCGAGCTGGGCCGCCCGCTGCTGGAGCGGCTGCGCGACGAGATCGGCTACCCGACCAACCTGGTGGTGCGCGACGGCCGTTCGATCGTCTACGTGGCCAAGGCGGTGTCGCCGCGGCCCTTTGCCAGCTCGGTCAACGTCGGCACGCGGCTGCCGGCGCATGCCACGGTGCTTGGGCGCGTGCTGCTGGAGGACTTGTCGCTGGCGGAACTGCGTGCCCTGTATCCGGAGGCGCAGCTGGAAGTGTTCTCCGACAGCACGCCGCGCACGGCCGATGCGCTCTTCGCCATCGTGCAGCGCGACCGCGAGCGCGGCTACGTGCTGCAGGAAGGCTTCTTCGAATCGAGCATCTCGACCATCGCCGCGCCGGTGCGCGACCGCACCGGCAAGGTGGTGGCGGCGCTGGGCGCCACCATCCCCGCCGCGCATATCGATCCGGAACAGCTGGACGCGATGGTGGAGAAAGTGCGGAACACCGCGGGCGAGCTGTCGCGCCTGCTCGACTACCGGCCGTCGCTGCACAGCGCCGGCAAGGTCGTGAACCTGTATCGGGAGTGA